The Thalassospira sp. TSL5-1 sequence CGAAAACCGGGCGCAGGGCGGGCTGAAAACCGTATTTCACCGATGACCCGAGAACCAGAATTGTGACTGGCCCCGGCGTGATGGATGAAACCAGGGCAAAGGTTGCCATTGAAAGATAAAGACTGAGACTGCCAGACATAGCGTTTCCTGTGTCGCGATGGTTTTTGTTTCTGACAGGTAAGCTGATTGCGAACGTAAATTATTGAAGAAAATTGTCCGGGATGCCGATTTGGGCAAAAATTTTGGCTGGGCCTGAATCGCCGCAAATGGGGGCAGGATTTTTCCGGCACTGGATTGTTAACCGGCCCGGCGAATGAGGCTTGCTATGTGAGGTGTCTGTGGGGCGAGGCAGTATGCCGGTGATTGCAGGCAATGTTGTGGTGTTAAGCCGGGGCATTGGGCACAAAAAAGGGCAGACGGGGTGGTCCCGGCTGCCCTTTTGCGGCGGTAGCTATATCTGCTTGATCGTTTATTCGACCATTTTCATTAATTCATCGGCACAGGAATCGGCGATTTCCTTTGTCGGGGTGTCGCTGCCGGGCATGGTGGCCCAGCCCTGATCGACGACAAAATCATCGCGTTTATACGAGCTTTCCTTTTCCAGGGCGGCAAGCTGTGCGGTTTGATTTGTTGGTGTTTGGGCCTTGAATTGTGCAACACAGATGGGGGTGAGCGCCGCAATGACGGCCGTGTCACCCTGATCAGTGGCCATTTCGGCCGCTGTGCTGTTGGAAACGACCCAGTTGGCACTAAAGCCGACAATGGAGATGGCAATTGCGCCAATGATGCCGCCAACAATACCAGGTTTTACCCATTCCGGAATTTTCATATCCATTAACTATTCTCCCATTTTATTTGTGAAATTTATAATAATATTTTTGATTTTGTTGATTTTATTAGATCATTAATTTCAAAATTTCGCAAATTACTTATATTTTATTTTTAAATTATTGGTGTTGTGTTTTCGATTATTTGCGCGTTTTGGTGTTTTTACCGGGTTTTATTGGGCGTTTTTTTGGCTATTGAAACAGGCCTGTGACCCAGCCCGCAGCACCGGCAATCATGGCATAGCGGGCGGCCTTGCCCAGGGTGACCAGGATGATGAAGGGTACAAACCGCACGCGCATCGCCCCGGCGACAAGGGTGATGGGGTCGCCAATAACGGGAAGCCAGGCAAATAGCAGTACCCAAAGGCCAAAGCGGGAAAACCAGTTGCAGGCGCGGAGATAATCGCGTTCGGAAACGGGAAACCAGCGGGCGTGGCGAAACCGTTCAATCGCCAGACCCAGCAGCCAGTTGATGAGCGACCCGGTAACATTGCCCAGGGTAGCGACCAGTACAAGCAGGCGCGGATCATGGTTGCCTGCGGCAATCAAAGCGGCAAGCACTGCCTCGGACGAGCCGGGCAGCAGGGTGGCAGATGTGAAGGCGGATAAAAACAGCCCGCCATAAACCAGGAGTGCTGACATCATGAACAGGGAGATACCGCGCGCATCATGCCGGGTCTATGGGAATGTTTAAAAAAGGTCAGCCTGATTTATGGTTCGGCAGACGGTGATGATGATGAAGATGATGATGACGATGAAAGTGCCGGGTCAGAAGGGGCGAGCAGGGCCAGCATTGTGTGAAGGGTGCGCAGGGTGGCCTTGGCAATCAGAATGGCAAGCGCATCGCAGGAGGATGTAGCGGCCTGTTTGAGGGCGGTAGTGTATTGCGGTTTTTCCGTGCACAGAATGATGGCTGCAGGATAACCAGCCTGGAACAGATCATAATTTAACAGCAGCCGGGCAAGGCGGCCATTGTCACCGGGAAATGGGGCGTGCTGGATAAAAAGCGCATGCCATTGTGCGGCCAGAATAAGGGGATGTATGGCAGGAAGTGTCGCCCGATGTGCCAGCAGATCCCGGATTTTTTCGGAAGCGGCGACGCGGGTAGGTGCATTTTCATGAACGGTTTGCAGGATGTGATGAAGATCGAGGATGACCTGGCTGTTTAAGGCCGCATTCTTTGTGGCCCTGTTTTCAATATAATGAATGGCATCGCGGTGGCGAATGACACCGAGATGATCGGCAATTGTTTTGCCACTCACGGTAATGCCTTCGAGAATAACTTTGGTTTCGCGCAGGGCAAGTCTGTTTCCGGCCAGCGCATTGGAATGATAGATCCAGTCCAGATTAAGTTTTTCGCGCAGCGAGGATGCCGTGTAGCGCGGCAGTGGCAATTTGGCAGTGAGCCGGGATTTGGCGCTGTCGGTTTGGGCAAGCAGGGTGGCGAGGCTGGGCGTCATTGCGGTGTTTTCCGCCAAAGGTGGCATGGTGCAGATGATGGATGAAACCAGCTTGGGCGGTTTTTGTTAAGGGTGTTTATTGCTGACGCAGGTGGTTTTGCCGGGTTTTGCAAAAAAGAAGCCCGACACATGGGAGATGTGTCGGGCGGGAGATGGGCGGATCAGTTCTGGGGGAGTGACCCGCCATAAAGATGACGTTTCACATCAGGCAATGTGAAGACGAACATCGACATTGCCACGCAGCGAATTGGAATAGGGGCAGATTTTGTCCGCTTCTTCGATGAGTTTTTCGGCATCGGCACGGTCCAGCCCCGGCAGGGAGATGTGCAGGTCAATGTCAAGGCCAAAGCCGCCTGCATCACGCGGGCCAATGCCAACGGTTGCCTTGACCGAGGCGTCTTTGGGGGTTTTGGGGGCACCCTGAGAGGAAGCGGCCTTCATCGCACCGATGAAACAGGCAGAATAGCCCATAGCGAAAAGCTGTTCGGGGTTGTTGCCTTCACCGCCGGCACCGCCGAGTTCTTTGGGTGTGGTCAGTTTGACTTCGATCGAGCCATCTTCGGTTTTGGCATGACCATCACGGCCGCCGGTTGCAGAACCAGAAGTACGGTACAGAACTTTAACAGACATTTTCATCATCCTTGGTTTTCAGTGTTTCAAGATCGATGCGCAATGATGTGCATGGGATAGGGCGCATCATCGTAGTTGCAACCCAGTTGCACGTTGTTGGGGCGACGTAACGATCAATTTTAGTGTGTATCGATAACGTTTTTACCCCCTGTGGCGTTCCAGACTGATTTTGCTGCCATGCTCCTTGCAGCGGAACCAGGCAGCTTCTGATATTTTTATACCGCACGATTTAATCGCGTACGATTTAATTTTCAGAATAGCTGTGATGCGATAAAGTCGCTTGATATTTAATCGTGCACGATTTAAATTTTTGGGTTGTACTTATTTGGGAGATAAAAATGGCAGATAAGCAGACGCTGACGCTCGATCAGCTATTGTGTTTTTCGGTCTATTCAACCGGGCATGCTTTTAACCGTATTTACAAGCCATTACTGGACCGGATTGGGCTGACATATCCACAATATCTGGTGATGGTGGTGCTGTGGCAGGAAGACGGTCAGACCGTGCGCGGCATTGGCAGCAAGCTGTTTTTGGAAAGCAACACGCTGACGCCTCTTCTCAAAAGGCTGGAAAGTGCGGGGTTGTTAAAACGCGAGCGGGACCGGGATGATGAACGCCAGGTGCGGGTAATGGTCACACAAAAGGGCCGCGAGCTGCAGCACGAGGCGCAAGACGTGCCCGATTGTGTGTTTGAAGCCTGTGGCCTTGATATGGAAGCGTTAAGCGACCTTAATCAGAAGCTGATTACATTGCGTAATTCGCTGGAGAAAACGGCAGGGTGAGTGCTTCTGTGGCGCAGGCGCACCGGATTGCAAATGGCGGAGGCGATGGTTACGACAGCAAGATACGGTTGGGGGAAAACGGTCTAGAGCAGCCCGACAAGCAGCATGACGGCACCGACAATCATGGTGATGTGTTGTAAAACCATACCGATGGGCTGGGAACCGCCCGGCAGGTGCAGGACACCGAGGGCATGAAACAGACGGGCGATGATAAAGGCGGCCACAAGCCCCCATATTACCGGGGATGTGGCATAGCCGGTAATTTCCAGTGCGGCGCACAACAGCACCATCATCGGGGCATATTCGATAAAATTGCCATGTGCGCGCATACGGCGGCGCAAAATGCTGTCATCGGCATCGCCCAGGGCCACCCTGAGTTCTCGCCGCCTGAGCGAAACATTCAGGCTGAGAATCACCAGCATCAGGGCGAAAATGCCGGTCAGAAAGGTGGTTGCCGGAATGTACAGCATGGATGGCCTCCTGAATGCCAAAGTGTTGCTCGCCAGAGAGTAGAGCGAAAAAAGATTTTCGCAAACAGCTATAAACATCCGCCCAAGCAGCAAAAACGGCGATGAAGGATCATCGCCGTTAATGGGAAGGTGCGTTACGGGCAACGGGGTTCAGATATTGCGCAACTGATTGAGGAAGTTTTTGACTTCCTGATCGAGATTGCGCGCCTGTTTTGCCAGTTCGGTTGCATCGGTCTGGACGTTTGAGGCGGCCTCGCCGGTTTCTCCGGCCGTGTTACGCACGATGCCGATGGAGGAGGATACCTCGTTGGTGCCTGCCGCAGCCTGCTGGACATTGCCGGAAATTTCGGCAGTTGCAGCCCCCTGTTCCTCGACAGCAGCAGCAATGGCCGAGGTGATTTCGTTAATGCCGGAGATGGTTTGTGTCACCTTCTCAATCGCGCCAACGGTGTTTTGGGTTTCTGATTGGATGGAGCCGATTTGCTGGGCGATTTCGTCGGTTGCCTTGGCGGTTTGGTTGGCAAGGTTTTTCACCTCCTGGGCGACAACGGCAAAACCCTTGCCGGCTTCGCCCGCGCGGGCGGCCTCAATGGTGGCATTCAGCGCCAGAAGGTTGGTCTGTGCCGCGATGTCATTGATCAGGCTGACAACTTCGCCTATCCGTTCGGCCGCCTGGGCAAGGCCAGTGACCATTGTATTGGCCCGCGAGGCTTCATCCACCGCGTTGCCTGCGATTTGGGCTGAGCGGGAGACCTGCTCGCTGATTTCCTGGATCGAGGCGGAGAGTTCCTCGCTGGCAGACGCAACAGTTTGTACATTGGTGCTGGCCTCGGTGGCAGCAGCGGCGACAACGGCGGCTTGTCGCGAGCTTTCATCGGCTGCATTGCGCATCCGGTGCGAGACTTTTTCCATGTTTTCAGCACTGCCCGTAACGTGGACCACGATGGACCCGACCGACTTCTCGAAATGATCGGCCATTTGCATGCGGGTGCGGTTGCGGGTTTCGCTGGCGTGCTGTTCGGCCTCGCGTTTTTCGCGTTCGGCCTTTTGCATCCCCTCGGAGGCTTCCTTGAAAGCTTCAAGCGCCTTGGCAATGGCCCCGATTTCGTCAGAGCGGTCCAGATAGGGGATGGCAATATTGAAATTGCCCTGTTGCAAATGGGAAATCACCCCGGCAACGCGGGTCATGGGGCGAGTGACCAGACGGCTGGTCGAAATCAGAATGACGCCGATAACCACCAGTAGCAGAACCGTTCCGCCGATCAGCGTTGCATTGCGCAGGGCATTGGCCGGGTCATAAACTGTGGCGCGGGGCACATTGACCACAACACCCCACTGATTGGGGTATCCCTGAATGGCAATGGGCACAACAATGCGCATGAAGCTGTCATCCTCAAGTTGCGTGGGCTTGTCAGATTTCATGGCGGCAAGAATGGCGGCCTGGGTTTTGTCGGATGGGTCCAGTTTTGTGCCGCGTATCGCCGGGTCCTTATGCGCAACCCATGTGCCCTGGGCCGAAACCAGATCGACGGTGCCGGTTCCGAAAGGGGCAAGTTTGGCAAAACGTTCTGACAGGGCATTCAGTTCGAGGTCCGCCCCCAGAACACCCAGGAATTTGCCGTTTTGGTCCTGAACCGGAACGACAAAGGATGTGAGAACAACGTTACGCCCCTGAATGTCATAGGTTATGGCATCGGTGACATAGGGTTTATTGGTGCGTTTGGGTTCAGTGTAATATTCATTGACTTCGGTGTTATCAAGACCCGTCAGGTGATAGGGGGTAACACCGCTACCGAAGTTGTAATAATAGGTGATGTACTGGCCACTACCATCCCCGAACGGTTCACCTTCGTTTTTATAGTCGGCGTCCCGGCCATCGAGCGCGTTTGGCTCGAACCCTGCCCAGGTTCCGGCAAGCTGGGGATTTTCCATCAGCGTGCGATTGAGGATTTCGTTATAGGCTTTGCGGTCAGTGACACCCTGTTCGCGCGTGGCGCGAAAGGTGCCGGCAAGGTTTTTGGCGATCAGCATGCCAGTATTGAGGAAACGCCCGGCCTGGGAGGCCTGGTGCTGTGCGACAGCTTCGGCTTCACCAAGGGTCAATTTCTCGGTTGTGGCATTTGTCTGTGCGGTTTGGAGAAAAATACCCACAATCAGACAGCCGGCAATTGCCAGGGCGCTGACGCAGGTCAGTTTGGTGCCAAGTGACAGATTGGAAAATCGCATCCCAGTTTTCCTGATAAGGAGCCTATACTTTAGGTAAAGGCGTCAGAGCGTTGCAGGAGAAGGAACCCTTGAGTAGGTATGTGCTGTTCCGATTATTGGTATTGAATATGCTAACCTTTAGTATTGTGCTGGTTGCGCGATATTGCAATATCAATGTGCAATTTATGGTGATCGGAATGCGATTTCTGGTTAGTCGAAAATATGTGCGGCCGGGACGGGCCTGGAAAAATAAAATCCCTGAAAATCGGTGCATTCGAGATTGTTGATAAAATCGAGCTGTGGTTTTTCCTCAATTCCTTCAACCGTGACAGCCAGGCCAAGCTTGGCAGCCAGCGCGATGATGGCTTCGGTCAGGGCGGTATTGTCCTGATCATCGGGGATGCCACGGACAAAGGATTGATCAATTTTGATGCGCTCTATGGGCAGGCTTTTGATGGAACCCAGGCACGAAAAGCCAGTGCCGAAATCGTCGATGGCAAGGGATATGCCAAGACGGCGCAATTCATGCAGCCTTGAGATGATGCGGACATCGTTTTGAATGGTGCTTTCGGTGATTTCCAGTTCGAGCTGGCTTGGCGAAATTTCCGTCATGGCCAGAGCGCGCTGCACGATATGGACGAAATCATCGGAGCGAAGCTGTCGCACGGATACATTAACGGCAATTTTGAGCGCAGGGTGCCCCTGATCGCGCCAGCGCATGGCCTGGGCGCAGGCCTCCTCGACAACCCACTGGCCGATTTCGTTGATCAGGCCGCTTTGCTCGGCAACCGGGATGATTTCGCCAGGCCCCAATAGCCCTTCGGTGGGATGATTCCAGCGAATAAGAGCTTCCATACCCGACATTGTGCCGGTTTTGCGCGAATATTGCGGTTGGTAATACAGGACCAGTTCACCCCGTTCCAGGCCACGTCGCAATTGCTGATTGCGGGTCATGAAATGGGTGGCATCGTCGGTCATGACGGATTGGTAAAAGGCAAAACCGTTCCGGCCGCTGTTTTTTGCCGCATACATGGCTGTGTCGGCCTGGCGCACCAGGTCCTGCGCGTTTTGGGCACCGTCGGGGAAGATGCTGATGCCGATACTGGCAGAAATGCTGATATCGCGATCGGCGATATTCACAGGAATGCGCAATCCCTTGATCAGGCGACTGGCAAGGTCGGCGGCGGCATGCTGGTCTTTGATGTCTTCGGTGGTCAGCAGGAATTCGTCGCCGCCCAACCGCGCGATGGTATCGGTGGAGCTGACAAGAGATTTCAAACGGCGCGAGACCACAATAAGCAACTGGTCGCCCGCACCGTGGCCCATTGTATCATTGATGGTTTTGAAATTGTCGATATCGATAAACATGCAGGCGAGGCGCCCACCTTGGGCGCTGGCACGTTCCAGGGCACGTTCCAGCCGGTCGGTGGCAAGCATGCGGTTGGGCAGCCCCGTTAACCCGTCATAATGGGCCAGATATTGCAGTTCTTCTTCGGCACGGCGAATGGCGGTTCGGTCGGAGATGATGGCAACATAATGGGAAATGCTGCCGTCATCGCAATCAACTGCGATGATTTGCGCCATCAGGGTGATGTGATCGCCATTGGCATTTTGGGTGTTGATTTCGCGATGCCAGTGTTTGCGGCTTTCCAGGGATTTGAACATTTCGCGGTAAAAAGACAGCGGAAATGTTGTGCGCGTAAGAATATGCGGACGTTGCCCCAGTGAATCCTCGATTGAAACGCCGGTGATGTTGGCATAGCTGCGGTTAGCGCTGGTAATGCGCAATTCCGTATCGAGGATAAGAATGCCATCCTGGGAGGTTTCGTAAACTGTCGAGGCCTGGCGCAGCCGGGTGCTTGCGATTTGTTGATCGGTCACATCCTGGATGATACCGATGATACGGCGCGGGTTTTGCGCGGTTTCGGCGAATGTTTTGCCTTGTGCCCGATACCAGCAGATCGAGTCCTCTGGGTCTTTTGCGCGAAAAACAACATCAAAAAAATCGCCATTGGCAATGGCCTCGTCAAAGGCATTTTTGACGGCGGTGTGGTCTTCTGAAACGACACGTTCGAGAAATGTATCAAGATCAATGGCAATGCCGCTGCAATTGCCATCGGGATACAGGATGCCGGTGGGGCCGGTGGTTTCAATTTGGCGGGTATGCAGGTCGATTTCCCAGCAGGTCATATTGGCCG is a genomic window containing:
- a CDS encoding YqaA family protein encodes the protein MMSALLVYGGLFLSAFTSATLLPGSSEAVLAALIAAGNHDPRLLVLVATLGNVTGSLINWLLGLAIERFRHARWFPVSERDYLRACNWFSRFGLWVLLFAWLPVIGDPITLVAGAMRVRFVPFIILVTLGKAARYAMIAGAAGWVTGLFQ
- a CDS encoding Fic family protein, translated to MTPSLATLLAQTDSAKSRLTAKLPLPRYTASSLREKLNLDWIYHSNALAGNRLALRETKVILEGITVSGKTIADHLGVIRHRDAIHYIENRATKNAALNSQVILDLHHILQTVHENAPTRVAASEKIRDLLAHRATLPAIHPLILAAQWHALFIQHAPFPGDNGRLARLLLNYDLFQAGYPAAIILCTEKPQYTTALKQAATSSCDALAILIAKATLRTLHTMLALLAPSDPALSSSSSSSSSSPSAEP
- a CDS encoding organic hydroperoxide resistance protein; translated protein: MSVKVLYRTSGSATGGRDGHAKTEDGSIEVKLTTPKELGGAGGEGNNPEQLFAMGYSACFIGAMKAASSQGAPKTPKDASVKATVGIGPRDAGGFGLDIDLHISLPGLDRADAEKLIEEADKICPYSNSLRGNVDVRLHIA
- a CDS encoding MarR family winged helix-turn-helix transcriptional regulator; amino-acid sequence: MADKQTLTLDQLLCFSVYSTGHAFNRIYKPLLDRIGLTYPQYLVMVVLWQEDGQTVRGIGSKLFLESNTLTPLLKRLESAGLLKRERDRDDERQVRVMVTQKGRELQHEAQDVPDCVFEACGLDMEALSDLNQKLITLRNSLEKTAG
- a CDS encoding MAPEG family protein, yielding MLYIPATTFLTGIFALMLVILSLNVSLRRRELRVALGDADDSILRRRMRAHGNFIEYAPMMVLLCAALEITGYATSPVIWGLVAAFIIARLFHALGVLHLPGGSQPIGMVLQHITMIVGAVMLLVGLL
- a CDS encoding methyl-accepting chemotaxis protein; amino-acid sequence: MRFSNLSLGTKLTCVSALAIAGCLIVGIFLQTAQTNATTEKLTLGEAEAVAQHQASQAGRFLNTGMLIAKNLAGTFRATREQGVTDRKAYNEILNRTLMENPQLAGTWAGFEPNALDGRDADYKNEGEPFGDGSGQYITYYYNFGSGVTPYHLTGLDNTEVNEYYTEPKRTNKPYVTDAITYDIQGRNVVLTSFVVPVQDQNGKFLGVLGADLELNALSERFAKLAPFGTGTVDLVSAQGTWVAHKDPAIRGTKLDPSDKTQAAILAAMKSDKPTQLEDDSFMRIVVPIAIQGYPNQWGVVVNVPRATVYDPANALRNATLIGGTVLLLVVIGVILISTSRLVTRPMTRVAGVISHLQQGNFNIAIPYLDRSDEIGAIAKALEAFKEASEGMQKAEREKREAEQHASETRNRTRMQMADHFEKSVGSIVVHVTGSAENMEKVSHRMRNAADESSRQAAVVAAAATEASTNVQTVASASEELSASIQEISEQVSRSAQIAGNAVDEASRANTMVTGLAQAAERIGEVVSLINDIAAQTNLLALNATIEAARAGEAGKGFAVVAQEVKNLANQTAKATDEIAQQIGSIQSETQNTVGAIEKVTQTISGINEITSAIAAAVEEQGAATAEISGNVQQAAAGTNEVSSSIGIVRNTAGETGEAASNVQTDATELAKQARNLDQEVKNFLNQLRNI
- a CDS encoding EAL domain-containing protein gives rise to the protein MSDTPLKTGTSPSPSAKPGTHIMIVEDERIVALHLRQQLTRLGYERVTVFSSGASALAAIMADTPDLILMDIHIDGDIDGIETAAGIPRCLHIPVIYLSAYSEDQTLERAKRTHPYGYLIKPFAERELHATIQMALQRRKVEFALKRSEERLYLAMKAANMTCWEIDLHTRQIETTGPTGILYPDGNCSGIAIDLDTFLERVVSEDHTAVKNAFDEAIANGDFFDVVFRAKDPEDSICWYRAQGKTFAETAQNPRRIIGIIQDVTDQQIASTRLRQASTVYETSQDGILILDTELRITSANRSYANITGVSIEDSLGQRPHILTRTTFPLSFYREMFKSLESRKHWHREINTQNANGDHITLMAQIIAVDCDDGSISHYVAIISDRTAIRRAEEELQYLAHYDGLTGLPNRMLATDRLERALERASAQGGRLACMFIDIDNFKTINDTMGHGAGDQLLIVVSRRLKSLVSSTDTIARLGGDEFLLTTEDIKDQHAAADLASRLIKGLRIPVNIADRDISISASIGISIFPDGAQNAQDLVRQADTAMYAAKNSGRNGFAFYQSVMTDDATHFMTRNQQLRRGLERGELVLYYQPQYSRKTGTMSGMEALIRWNHPTEGLLGPGEIIPVAEQSGLINEIGQWVVEEACAQAMRWRDQGHPALKIAVNVSVRQLRSDDFVHIVQRALAMTEISPSQLELEITESTIQNDVRIISRLHELRRLGISLAIDDFGTGFSCLGSIKSLPIERIKIDQSFVRGIPDDQDNTALTEAIIALAAKLGLAVTVEGIEEKPQLDFINNLECTDFQGFYFSRPVPAAHIFD